CTGATCAGGCAGATAGTGGCCCGTCGCCGTCACCCGGCGCCACTCGGAATCTTCGGGCATCGAATAGTCGGCTCGCAGCTCATCTTTGAGCGGCACCGGATCGGCGCTCACCGACTGGGCGATCCGGCTGTTCTCGCGCGAGGTCTTGGTGTTCTTGCCCAGCTGCCATGGCGCCAACACCGTGAAGCACAGATACGCGAACGCGACGACCACCAACGCCAGGGCAATCCATCCCGGGCGCAGCAGAAACGCGAGCTTTCGCATCAGTTGTTCCCACGCTCCGCCAGGGTGTGGTCCACCCATTCGTGCAGGCCGGGCATCGCCGCCTCGATGACCGACAGCACGTCCACGAAGTCCTCGCGGGTGCCGTAGTACGGGTCCTCGACATCCATCGCGGCCCGGCTGGCCCGCGGATCGAAGGACCGCAGTAGCCGCACTCGTTCGGGGTCGGCGCCCAAGTGCAGCAGCATCCGGGAGTGGTTGCGCGCCAAGGCGATGATGAGGTCGGCGCTCAGATGATCGTCGTCGACCTGGGCCGCACGGTGATCCGTCGGGTAGCCGTACTCGGCCAGCACACTGGACGCGCGTTCGTCGGCGGGCTGCCCGGCATGCCAGTCCCCGGTTCCCGCGCTGGTGACCCGGACGCGATCGGCAAGTCCGCGCTCGGACAGCTGGTGGGCCAACATCTTCTCGGCGATGGGAGAGCGACAGATGTTTCCGGTGCACACGAAGGTGACATGCAGCTCAGACATGTAGCTCCTCCAGCAACTGCTGCGGGGTGCTCACGCGCCCGATGATCCACTCAGCCAGCTCACCCGGATCACCTTCGAAATCGGTTGCTCCGTAGCCCCAGTCGACGACGACGGTACCGATCCCGTGCGCAGCCGCACCCTCCACATCGTGCACGCGGTCACCGACCATCACCACGCCGGTCGATGGGACCTCGTCGAGCTGGGACAGCGCGTGCTTGATCACGTCGGCCTTGCTGGACCGGACGCCGTCCGGGCTGGCACCGGCGATCACCTGAAAAAACTCGGCAAGCCCGAAATGCTCCAGGATGCGTGCCGCGATGGGCTCGGACTTGGACGTCGCAACGACCATGGGCACTCCGGCCTCACGCAGTCGGGTCAGTACGTCGCGAATACCGTCGAACATCTCGTTCACCGCCCAGCCGCGTTCGCCGTAGTCGGCGCGGTAGGCGGCGATGGCATCGTCGGCGCGTTCGCCAAGGCCCATGGAGCCAAGTGTGATGTGCATAGGCGGCCCCACCACCCGCGACGCGATGTCACCCGTGGGTTCGGGAGCTCCGACATGGCTGAGTGCGTGGCGGAAACTGGAGACGATCCCCGGTGCGGAATCGGTCAGGGTGCCGTCGAGATCGAAGATCACCAGCATCGGAGGAGCCACCCCCCTACATTAATGTCGAGCTATGAGTGGGTCGACGGAAGCCAGGAGAGCGGCTGCGCGCTATCACGGCGACCAGGCGCTGACACCCGGCGTCCTGGACTTCGCTGTGAACGTACGCGCCGCCGCGCCGCCGCAGTGGCTGCGCGACCGGCTCGTCTCCCGTGTCGATGAGCTTGGTAGCTACCCGACCCGGGCCGACGAGGAACGCGCCGTGGCCGCGATCGCCGAACGCCATGGCCGCGCGCCCGATGAGGTGCTGCTGTTGGCCGGCGCCGCCGAGGGCTTCGCCATGCTGCCCCGGTTAAGCCCACACCGGGCCGCCGTGTTCGCACCCGGGTTCACCGAGCCCGAAGCCGTCCTTGCCGAGGCGGGCATCCCGATCGATCACGTGGTGCTGCCGCCGCCGTTCACCCTTGATGGTGGCACGGTCCACGACGACGCCGACCTGGTGGTCATCGGTAACCCCACCAACCCGACCTCGGTGCTGCACACCCGCGAGGACCTTCTCGCGTTGCGGCGCCCCGGGCGAACCCTGCTGGTCGACGAGGCCTTCATGGACGCGGTGCCCGGTGAGCCGCAGTCGCTGGCCTCGCAGCGGCTACCCGGCCTGGTGGTGCTGCGCAGCCTCACCAAGACCTGGGCGCTTGCCGGGTTGCGCGCGGGCTACGCCGTCGGTGATCCCGAGATATTGGCCAGGCTTGTGCAGGGGCGTGCCCATTGGCCGTTGGGCACCCTGCAACTCGAAGCCCTTGCCGTCTGCAACACCGCCGAAGCGGTGGCGTATGCGGCGGAGGACACACGCCGTCTTGTCGCTACCCGGCGGCGACAGGCCGACGCATTGCGCGGACTGGGGCTGACCGT
The nucleotide sequence above comes from Mycobacteroides saopaulense. Encoded proteins:
- the cobC gene encoding Rv2231c family pyridoxal phosphate-dependent protein CobC, whose protein sequence is MSGSTEARRAAARYHGDQALTPGVLDFAVNVRAAAPPQWLRDRLVSRVDELGSYPTRADEERAVAAIAERHGRAPDEVLLLAGAAEGFAMLPRLSPHRAAVFAPGFTEPEAVLAEAGIPIDHVVLPPPFTLDGGTVHDDADLVVIGNPTNPTSVLHTREDLLALRRPGRTLLVDEAFMDAVPGEPQSLASQRLPGLVVLRSLTKTWALAGLRAGYAVGDPEILARLVQGRAHWPLGTLQLEALAVCNTAEAVAYAAEDTRRLVATRRRQADALRGLGLTVTEGAAPFLLVAVPDADLMRKHLETKNITVRRCDTFVGLEGDHLRVAVRSEWPELVQAMKEILQ
- a CDS encoding HAD-IA family hydrolase, with the translated sequence MLVIFDLDGTLTDSAPGIVSSFRHALSHVGAPEPTGDIASRVVGPPMHITLGSMGLGERADDAIAAYRADYGERGWAVNEMFDGIRDVLTRLREAGVPMVVATSKSEPIAARILEHFGLAEFFQVIAGASPDGVRSSKADVIKHALSQLDEVPSTGVVMVGDRVHDVEGAAAHGIGTVVVDWGYGATDFEGDPGELAEWIIGRVSTPQQLLEELHV
- a CDS encoding low molecular weight protein-tyrosine-phosphatase encodes the protein MSELHVTFVCTGNICRSPIAEKMLAHQLSERGLADRVRVTSAGTGDWHAGQPADERASSVLAEYGYPTDHRAAQVDDDHLSADLIIALARNHSRMLLHLGADPERVRLLRSFDPRASRAAMDVEDPYYGTREDFVDVLSVIEAAMPGLHEWVDHTLAERGNN